Below is a window of Haloterrigena alkaliphila DNA.
TTGCCGATGAGGACGCCGTTGAAGCCCATGATGAGCAGCGTCACGACCCCCAGGGTGAGCGCGCCGGCGATCGACGCCAGGAACGGCGGGGTGTTGTTCTGGATGAAAAACGTCGCCGTCGGTTCGAACGGCAGTTCGCCCGTGGGATCCCCGACCTCGCCGGGCAGTTCCTCCTCGCCGAACTCCTGCGTGATCATCTCGAGGAAGAAGTCGACGAGGTCGACGCCGGCGGCGTACAGCGCGACCCCGAGGACGACGCCGACGGCGAACACGCCGGCGGAGAACCAGACGTACGGCCGGTGTTCGGTCCACGCGTCGTCGAGGTGGCCGAGAACCGACGGCGCGGCCGTCCGTCCAAGGAGCCCGACCGCACCGAATACGAGCGCGAGAACACTCGCGCCGCCGGCCGCTCTCGGCGCGTCGGACGCGACGAAAATCGCCCCCGCGGTCCCGGCCGCGATCACCGCCAGCGAGAACAGGAGCGCGCTCCAGCGTCGGATGGCCTCCGGATCGGATCCGCCCGGAGGCTGAGTTGGTTCCGACCCGTCGCCCCGACTCGGTTCGGA
It encodes the following:
- a CDS encoding stage II sporulation protein M, with the protein product MRDDDRGGRTETDPDRDEWPPAGSPENDDVGRDRETSPTDRSAADLQDESGHDPGRTASSSEPSRGDGSEPTQPPGGSDPEAIRRWSALLFSLAVIAAGTAGAIFVASDAPRAAGGASVLALVFGAVGLLGRTAAPSVLGHLDDAWTEHRPYVWFSAGVFAVGVVLGVALYAAGVDLVDFFLEMITQEFGEEELPGEVGDPTGELPFEPTATFFIQNNTPPFLASIAGALTLGVVTLLIMGFNGVLIGNIGAVVGSETGFGLIVALIGPHGIFELPALFIAAGVGFRFVHRLGQRVFGSRDALFTRSYLLRTTLFVVFGWLLLVLAAFVEAYVTLLIADTLVPL